CTCCAAAACCCGTTTCAGGTGTAATACTTGATCCACTTAGAAGCGAGAGCTCTCTCCTTCCTCAAAAGTATGTTAGAGAGGAAGACCCTGCTATTAGAAGACTGAAGGAGCTTCGACGGAAAGAACAGTTGAAAAACGCGCCCAAGAACAAACCTGGTGCACCTTCTAgtagaaagaaaaaggatgAAAACTCCGCAACAGCTACAGAGACCAAGTTCCGGAGAAAAGTGGGTCAGTCTACTAAGCCGCAAAGACCAGTGGCGCCTGTTAGGAGGGAACCTCTCAAGAAACTTAGcttcgatgagcttatGAAGGAAGCAGAAAAGAAGGCAAGCGACCCCTCCActgattcaaaagcaccTTCTGCTCAGAAAGCCACTTCTTCGATTGCTAAGCCCATTAAGTTGAATAAGCCCGGCTTTAATAAGGGCGCTAGACGTACCCCCGCCGCAGCTCCAGTTAGCAAGCCACGTGAACGGAAGGAACCGACAGTGAAACTTAAACAGCTCTCGATTCCAAAGTCTTCAATCGCTCAGCCTGGCGAAAAGCTACGCAAGAAGTTGGAttccatcaaaaagaagcgcCAGGGAGAGGCTTATGGGtacgaagatgaagaggactTAGATGATTTCAttgaggacgacgaggaagaggaaggaTTTAACCGCGACGAGATTTGGGCAATCTTTAACAAGGGGAAGAAAAGGCGGAACTTCGAAAACGACTATGATTCCGATGATATGGAGGCCAATGAAATGGAGATTttagaggaagaagaacgcGCAACAAAAATGGCTAGGTTGGAAGATaagcaggaagaagaatggCTTAAGAGACAcgaacaagaaaagagacGAAAATTTGTCAGGCCATGACCTTTCTACTTGCAAAATGCAAATTTTGATTAATTACTCTTACTTGTGGACGGAAATGCAGTTATATAAACGTCGACCTGCGAAGATTAAAGAAAGATTTCAATGAGCCCATAACAAACGGTGCATGCAACAACtaaaaagatcaaaaagcagccaACATAATGCCACCAAGGAGCCATCTGGAATCGGCTGAATAACAACAACAGACTAGTgcagctcaaaagcaaTGACACCAAAAGTGTAACAATAATTATAGTAACAAGTCCCGGGCCTGGCCCTAATAAGATGTCGTCGTTTAATTCGCGGAATATTGAGGCAACAATACCCAGCGAGATGCCTGAAGTGATGCAGGAAATTAGTAGAGATGACAGATAAAAAAACGTAATGACCAAGTCATGCTTCGTTTCATATAAAGAATCCGAGTCCGTCTGTTGCTTTGTAAAGTCCAGGTACCTATCATAGTCTCTTTCGGCACTAACACCGGTGTAAGAAGTGCTCGAGGTGGTAACACTATTAAGAGAGGGACCACGTAAGCTATCTGCCAACAACGGCcttctttcagaagagCGTCCTGAAAAACTGATAAAGTCCTTAAAGCGCTCTGAAAAGCTGTACATCGTGTTGATGAAGTTCTTGTTAAAGACTATGAAGCCATTGTCCACGGAACCCCTAACTTGGGACTCCTCATCATTACTACCAAACGATTGGTAGCCGTCGTATGCTTCATCACCGTCATCGAATTCATTCCAATATCTTATTCTTGGCTTGGGCTGTGGAtcaggagaagaagatttgTCTTTTCTCAACACATCCCTTTTCCTGTGACTTGAAATGGTTCCAGACTTTCTGCGTTTTGCTGCTGTAACATCAGATAGCTCTTTCGagccagcttcaaagagggCCTCGTTGCTGAAATGGGTTAAGGAAGGATTTACAGTTTCGATCAAAGCTGCCTCGATATCTTGTGCACTATGGGCCAAGTAAAGCAGCTTCCAGAGTGTTTGAtcttttctcaaaggaAAAGTTGAGGACTTGGTCTCTAGTAACTTTTCAATTAAACCCgtgacaacttcttcatcctggTCTTTGCCTTGACTAGTATCTGGACCAGAAGGCAGCCTTCTAATTTCAACAAACGCATACGGGACCTTGTGTTTTCTGTCCAGCGCTATGTCTTCATCAATGCAAACCAAGTATGTTTGTGATTCCCCTTTTTCAATGTTTTTAGTAAATCTTGTCCTCTTTGTAGAAATGAGGGGGCCCACTGGTTTCATGTCATGAGATCTTATCCATTCCAAACAGGCATTCCTTATTGAACTTAGAGCAGTTGTATCTGCTTCTGAAGAACTGGTGTCCTCCAATTCCTTTCCAGGTAGCGCGTTGGATAGTGTGCCAACAGGAACGTTATCTGAAACTATATGGTTCCTGAGTCCTCCAACATGACACATGATGATACACTTGCTTGCCTTGAATCCTGTTACTATCATGGTAGGATGTTGGTTGGCAGCTTCGTTTGCCAGGATGATAGGCATGGGGTCGGAATCCAACAGCGTTATATCGATATTTTGGGAGCTTTTGATGTCGCTGATTTTAGGAGACGCAGCGTTTTGATGCTGGTTCAATGCAACTTGTAAATCGTGAAACGATTTAACAGCACGGGGACCCTGACTAGAGGCTAAATTGTTCAGGTTAGCAGGActtgagtttttgacgcTCTTTTGGGAGGCAATTAGCATGTcgtcatcaacaacatgaaAGCCCATTTGAAGCAGGAGAAACTTCACTTGAGATACGTCTTCCCCTGACACAAGGAAAGATTGTAATCGTGTTGCCTTTCCTAAAAAGGCGCTATCAAAGGTTAGGTCTGTATCAGTAGGTatggattttgaagaaaagtcAACTCCCCGAAATTTGCCAGGCGTTTCACCTGAGGAACCTTCGCGGACTAGTCCCTTCGACGATCCCGTCTCAccctgctccagctcttgcAACACATCAACCACCAGCGATACTTCGAGCAAGTACGGATCCAGATCCACCTTGACGAAGGAGATGCCGTCTTCCCCCTCCGTGAGCTCgggagagcttttgaggcGCTTCACAAACTGCTCGGCCGTCTCCTTTCCGTAAGGGTAGTACTTTAAaaactttttgagcagcttccGTAGTGCAATCTTCTGGAGAATCAAAAACCGGCAAATTCTCAGCAGCTCCATATTGCAGTGGTCGAGATGGGACCCAATGAGAGCCAGCTGCCGCTTGCGCTTCTGGGAAGGGAGGTCCGCCCGCTGCTGGAGCCTAAGGATCGACGACTCCACAGAAACAAGCCGTGTGGATGTCTCTTTGATCTTCAGACTCGTGAAAGCGTTCACGCTGCGGCACTGTGTTTGGAATGCGCGGTAGAGCCCCTGCAACTCCTTGTCCTCCTCGAGGCTCGCCGCCGGCTCCTTATCAGGGCGCAATGTGGTCGCTTTCTTTACGACCTCCTTGAGATGCTTGTAATCGATGTTATTGAGTCGCCATTCTGGCACAGATCTATCGTGGATCTGAGACCCGAACTTCATATGTGCCGGACCCTGCTGTGTTTTCTCCTAAGAGCCACTTATCAAGTGAAGGGAAGataatttcaaaaaattccaCTATcgccaaacttgaaaaatcatATGCTCCGGCTACGGCTCGTAACGCCTTCGAGCTGTGAGACCACCAAATATATACTGGATTTTAAGGGCCTGAATGCGCTCCACTACTTTCAAACAATGCATGGCCCGTTGACGCCGTTCTCCGTAAGTGCCAATATTATCAGAACTCGTGgtattcttctttggaGCTTTCTGAGCCACACGTGAAAACGTGGCCAAGCACTATAATACATATTCACCGGTGCAAGTTTTCCGGACCTCGCCTCCGCTCGGGTCGTAACATGAACCTGCAGGGCGTGCATATGTCCAGGAACCCCGGTTTTAACATTAGAAGCGTAAGACCGAGtcacatcaaaaatttttactTGGCCACAGGAGCGACAAAAAACCGGTGTTTGACGCTTATAAACGCCGCGCTCCACGCTCTGCGTTCCTGAAACCTAAAAGCCGTGGAGCGAACGTAACGGTGTAGCGCGCGAGCTGCGGCACTGCCGTGAATTAAGATTCCACTAGCGCCGACAAGGCCTAAAATCACGGCGTTTGGCAGAGCGTGAAGCTGAGAAGGAGTTGAAACTCTACATTTTTAAAGGAAATTGACAGCGCAGCAACCGCAATCTTCGAATCATGGGCAGGTGCTTTGTAGAGCATTTGGAAGCTGCCTGTGCTCAGGGGCACATCTTGTTTCTTAGTTGATTGGCGGCAGAGTTGAAAATTAAACATAAATTGAATAATATATATCTTTGACAATGGgcaaaaagccaagaagtCACGATTCCGGAGGTTGATATCCTTGGAACGATGAGCAAGCGAC
The Lachancea thermotolerans CBS 6340 chromosome G complete sequence genome window above contains:
- the SPT2 gene encoding Spt2p (weakly similar to uniprot|P06843 Saccharomyces cerevisiae YER161c SPT2 multifunctional HMG-like chromatin protein); this encodes MSFLAKLSQLRKKPATKPGEKTMDKSPKPVSGVILDPLRSESSLLPQKYVREEDPAIRRLKELRRKEQLKNAPKNKPGAPSSRKKKDENSATATETKFRRKVGQSTKPQRPVAPVRREPLKKLSFDELMKEAEKKASDPSTDSKAPSAQKATSSIAKPIKLNKPGFNKGARRTPAAAPVSKPRERKEPTVKLKQLSIPKSSIAQPGEKLRKKLDSIKKKRQGEAYGYEDEEDLDDFIEDDEEEEGFNRDEIWAIFNKGKKRRNFENDYDSDDMEANEMEILEEEERATKMARLEDKQEEEWLKRHEQEKRRKFVRP
- the VTC5 gene encoding Vtc5p (similar to uniprot|P38966 Saccharomyces cerevisiae YDR089W Hypothetical ORF), translated to MKFGSQIHDRSVPEWRLNNIDYKHLKEVVKKATTLRPDKEPAASLEEDKELQGLYRAFQTQCRSVNAFTSLKIKETSTRLVSVESSILRLQQRADLPSQKRKRQLALIGSHLDHCNMELLRICRFLILQKIALRKLLKKFLKYYPYGKETAEQFVKRLKSSPELTEGEDGISFVKVDLDPYLLEVSLVVDVLQELEQGETGSSKGLVREGSSGETPGKFRGVDFSSKSIPTDTDLTFDSAFLGKATRLQSFLVSGEDVSQVKFLLLQMGFHVVDDDMLIASQKSVKNSSPANLNNLASSQGPRAVKSFHDLQVALNQHQNAASPKISDIKSSQNIDITLLDSDPMPIILANEAANQHPTMIVTGFKASKCIIMCHVGGLRNHIVSDNVPVGTLSNALPGKELEDTSSSEADTTALSSIRNACLEWIRSHDMKPVGPLISTKRTRFTKNIEKGESQTYLVCIDEDIALDRKHKVPYAFVEIRRLPSGPDTSQGKDQDEEVVTGLIEKLLETKSSTFPLRKDQTLWKLLYLAHSAQDIEAALIETVNPSLTHFSNEALFEAGSKELSDVTAAKRRKSGTISSHRKRDVLRKDKSSSPDPQPKPRIRYWNEFDDGDEAYDGYQSFGSNDEESQVRGSVDNGFIVFNKNFINTMYSFSERFKDFISFSGRSSERRPLLADSLRGPSLNSVTTSSTSYTGVSAERDYDRYLDFTKQQTDSDSLYETKHDLVITFFYLSSLLISCITSGISLGIVASIFRELNDDILLGPGPGLVTIIIVTLLVSLLLSCTSLLLLFSRFQMAPWWHYVGCFLIFLVVACTVCYGLIEIFL